One part of the Desulfurobacterium pacificum genome encodes these proteins:
- the rpsG gene encoding 30S ribosomal protein S7 yields MPRKGPVPPREIIPDPVYGDKLVAKLINKVMKDGKKSKAEKIVYGAFDIIKEKLGEDPLAVFHKAVENVKPIMEVRPRRVGGATYQVPMEVRPERQIHLALKWIVDAARARSERGMVNRLANELIDAYNERGGAFKKKEDTHRMAEANKAFAHYRW; encoded by the coding sequence ATGCCAAGGAAAGGACCTGTTCCACCAAGAGAAATAATTCCTGACCCTGTTTACGGTGACAAGCTTGTAGCAAAGCTTATCAACAAGGTCATGAAAGACGGCAAAAAAAGCAAAGCAGAAAAGATTGTTTACGGCGCTTTTGACATTATTAAGGAAAAGCTTGGTGAAGACCCATTAGCAGTATTTCACAAAGCTGTTGAAAATGTAAAGCCAATTATGGAAGTACGTCCACGCCGTGTTGGTGGTGCCACTTATCAGGTACCTATGGAAGTAAGACCGGAAAGGCAAATTCACCTTGCATTAAAGTGGATCGTGGACGCTGCACGTGCTCGTTCTGAGCGCGGAATGGTTAACAGACTTGCGAATGAACTTATTGACGCTTATAACGAGCGTGGTGGTGCTTTCAAGAAGAAGGAAGATACCCACAGAATGGCAGAAGCAAACAAAGCTTTTGCTCACTACAGATGGTAA